One Oleidesulfovibrio alaskensis DSM 16109 genomic region harbors:
- the dprA gene encoding DNA-processing protein DprA, protein METISEHPDAYTLKRMDEAGRRNFWASLALRYSCGIGPRTWKRLLTWYGSPYAAVMDVADWAAAGVPATRADSCRRGLWREQARAEWDAVGKAGYKILLWNDPRYPERLKEIPDPPLFLYYLGDASLLSAPMVGVVGARRCSRYGLDVAACISRELSRRGITIASGLARGIDRQAHIAALEGIGSSVAVLGNGPDQIYPPENRDVLFSLAGRGLVVTEFAPGVPPESKNFPVRNRIISGLSLGILVVEAAARSGSLITARLALEQGREVFAVPGRITAQTSSGCHELIKQGARTVCGAEDILLELAPLLRAAAENPSSPAVQEPMHPHTAHSVLQSAGACCHSDVPSVVAAAPADGGAAGTEPAASPADADGQKVLAVLARRGGLHIDVLCRELDWDAGRVSAALLLLEIAGSVRQAPGMLYCPA, encoded by the coding sequence ATGGAAACGATATCTGAACACCCCGACGCATACACGCTGAAGCGGATGGACGAAGCCGGACGTCGTAACTTCTGGGCTTCTCTGGCGTTGCGGTATTCCTGCGGGATTGGTCCCCGTACATGGAAGCGCCTGCTTACGTGGTACGGATCGCCCTATGCTGCCGTGATGGATGTTGCGGACTGGGCTGCTGCCGGTGTGCCTGCCACCCGGGCCGATTCATGCCGCCGCGGGCTTTGGAGAGAGCAGGCCCGTGCTGAATGGGATGCGGTAGGCAAGGCAGGCTACAAAATTCTGCTGTGGAACGATCCCCGCTATCCTGAACGGTTGAAAGAGATTCCCGACCCGCCGCTGTTTCTTTATTATCTGGGAGATGCCTCGCTGCTGTCGGCGCCCATGGTGGGTGTGGTGGGTGCGCGGCGTTGTTCACGCTACGGGCTGGATGTGGCAGCTTGCATCAGCCGCGAACTGTCACGCAGAGGAATCACCATTGCGTCGGGGCTTGCAAGGGGGATAGACCGGCAGGCACATATTGCCGCTCTGGAGGGTATAGGCAGTTCTGTGGCGGTGCTGGGCAACGGGCCGGACCAGATTTATCCGCCGGAAAACAGAGATGTGCTTTTTTCTCTTGCGGGCCGGGGGCTGGTAGTGACGGAGTTTGCTCCGGGAGTACCCCCTGAAAGCAAAAATTTTCCCGTGCGTAACAGAATAATCAGCGGTTTGTCGCTGGGCATTCTGGTTGTTGAGGCGGCCGCCCGCAGCGGCAGCCTGATAACCGCACGTCTGGCTCTGGAGCAGGGAAGAGAGGTTTTCGCCGTTCCGGGAAGGATTACCGCCCAGACTTCTTCCGGCTGCCACGAGCTGATAAAGCAGGGGGCCCGTACCGTGTGCGGTGCGGAGGACATCCTGCTGGAACTGGCCCCGCTGCTTAGGGCTGCTGCGGAAAACCCGTCGTCACCCGCCGTGCAGGAACCGATGCATCCGCATACGGCACACTCCGTGCTGCAGTCTGCCGGTGCATGTTGCCACTCCGATGTGCCGTCTGTAGTTGCGGCCGCACCGGCAGATGGCGGCGCGGCAGGTACGGAACCTGCAGCTTCTCCGGCAGATGCTGACGGGCAGAAGGTTCTTGCAGTACTTGCACGTCGGGGCGGGCTTCATATAGATGTGCTGTGCAGGGAACTGGACTGGGATGCGGGAAGAGTAAGTGCCGCCCTGCTGCTTCTGGAAATAGCCGGCAGCGTGCGGCAGGCTCCCGGCATGCTTTACTGCCCGGCGTAA
- a CDS encoding NAD(P)H-dependent flavin oxidoreductase, with the protein MVFPNLKIGDIVARVPIIQGGMGVGISLSGLASAVANEGGIGVIAGAMIGMNEPDVAKNPLEANIRALRKEIRKAKEMTRGILGVNIMVALTNFADLVKTSIDEKIDVIFSGAGLPLDLPRYLKEASEQGKEEVRTKLVPIVSSARAASIICKKWLNRFDYLPDAFVVEGPKAGGHLGFKPEELDDPEFALEKVIPQVIEAVKPFEAQRNRRIPVIAAGGVYSGDDIRSYIDMGAAGVQMGTRFVATHECDADDRFKQAYVDAKQEDVVVIKSPVGMPGRAIRSQFVKDVDEGRRQPVKCAFHCIHSCKVEKSPYCIAAALLNAKKGNLNKGFAFSGTNVHRVDKIQSVKELVDSLKEEFEASRLSHPLPRTS; encoded by the coding sequence ATGGTTTTTCCAAACCTTAAAATCGGCGACATCGTCGCCAGAGTTCCTATTATCCAGGGAGGGATGGGTGTAGGAATCTCGCTTTCTGGTCTGGCAAGCGCCGTAGCCAACGAGGGCGGCATAGGCGTAATTGCCGGTGCCATGATTGGCATGAACGAACCGGACGTGGCTAAAAATCCGCTTGAGGCGAACATCCGCGCCTTGCGCAAAGAAATACGCAAAGCCAAAGAGATGACCAGAGGCATCCTCGGCGTTAACATTATGGTTGCGCTGACCAATTTTGCCGATCTGGTAAAAACATCCATCGACGAAAAAATCGATGTGATTTTCTCCGGTGCCGGACTGCCGCTTGATCTGCCCAGATACCTTAAAGAAGCCAGTGAACAGGGCAAGGAAGAAGTGCGCACCAAACTGGTGCCCATTGTATCCTCTGCACGCGCGGCTTCAATCATCTGCAAAAAATGGCTGAACCGCTTTGACTACCTGCCCGATGCCTTTGTGGTGGAAGGTCCCAAAGCAGGCGGACATCTGGGTTTTAAGCCCGAAGAGCTTGATGACCCCGAGTTTGCGCTTGAAAAAGTCATTCCGCAGGTCATTGAAGCTGTAAAGCCCTTTGAAGCACAGCGTAACAGACGTATTCCGGTGATTGCCGCAGGCGGTGTGTACAGCGGCGACGACATCCGCAGCTACATCGATATGGGCGCAGCCGGTGTACAGATGGGCACCCGTTTTGTGGCCACGCATGAATGCGACGCCGACGACCGCTTTAAGCAGGCGTATGTCGATGCAAAACAGGAAGATGTGGTTGTGATAAAAAGCCCTGTGGGCATGCCCGGCAGAGCCATACGCAGCCAGTTTGTAAAAGATGTGGATGAAGGCAGACGCCAGCCCGTCAAATGCGCCTTCCACTGCATACATTCCTGCAAAGTGGAAAAAAGCCCATACTGCATAGCTGCCGCACTGTTAAATGCCAAAAAAGGCAACCTCAACAAAGGGTTCGCTTTTTCGGGCACCAATGTTCACCGTGTGGACAAGATACAGTCGGTAAAAGAGCTTGTGGACTCGCTCAAAGAAGAGTTCGAGGCCTCACGGCTGTCGCACCCCCTTCCCCGGACAAGCTGA
- a CDS encoding tyrosine recombinase XerC translates to MSWTGGAPDFNLPPLPDTAEMYMGYLALEKGYSSATVRGYACDLAQFEDFLQRRDMSLDTPADIVPRTIHDFLADLHRQHVGKSSMGRKLSALRGFFRYLARKGFIRSVPTEGITNPRQAQRSPRALNVDQAYAVLDTRTQAASRAQVHVRQAHKREQLTRDLALAELLYGSGLRISEALALDLCHTDPSSGLIKVTGKGSKERIVPLSDTSRQALQLWLDVRETLDVSGGAEQAVFLGARGGRLNRRQALRIIEDLCRAAGLPQAVSPHALRHSFATHLLEAGADMRSVQELLGHERLTTTQRYTHLTLRKIVEVYDRAHPGSKAGKGGSK, encoded by the coding sequence ATGTCATGGACAGGCGGCGCGCCTGATTTCAACCTGCCACCTCTGCCGGATACGGCCGAAATGTATATGGGGTATCTTGCGCTGGAAAAGGGCTATTCTTCAGCTACAGTGCGCGGGTATGCGTGTGATCTTGCGCAGTTTGAAGATTTTTTGCAGCGGCGGGACATGTCTCTGGATACGCCTGCGGACATAGTGCCCCGTACTATCCATGATTTTCTGGCTGACCTGCACAGGCAGCATGTGGGCAAGTCTTCCATGGGGCGCAAACTTTCCGCCCTGCGTGGTTTTTTCAGATATCTGGCCCGCAAGGGCTTTATACGTTCTGTTCCTACGGAAGGTATAACAAACCCCCGGCAGGCGCAGCGCAGCCCCAGAGCGTTGAACGTGGATCAGGCGTATGCTGTGCTGGATACCAGAACTCAGGCAGCTTCCCGTGCGCAGGTGCACGTGCGGCAGGCACATAAAAGAGAGCAGCTGACACGCGATCTGGCTCTGGCGGAGCTGCTTTACGGTTCAGGCCTGCGTATATCAGAGGCTCTTGCCCTTGACCTGTGCCATACAGACCCTTCAAGCGGGCTTATAAAGGTGACGGGTAAAGGCAGCAAGGAGCGGATTGTACCTCTTTCCGATACCAGCCGGCAGGCATTGCAGCTGTGGCTTGATGTACGCGAAACGCTGGATGTTTCCGGCGGAGCGGAACAGGCTGTTTTTCTGGGCGCGCGCGGCGGACGCCTGAACAGGCGGCAGGCGCTGCGCATCATTGAAGACCTGTGCCGCGCGGCCGGTCTGCCGCAGGCCGTATCGCCCCATGCTCTGCGGCATTCTTTTGCCACCCACCTGCTGGAGGCGGGTGCCGACATGCGCAGTGTGCAGGAGCTGCTGGGCCATGAACGCCTTACCACTACACAGCGTTATACGCATCTGACGTTGCGTAAAATTGTAGAGGTATACGACAGGGCACACCCCGGAAGCAAAGCGGGTAAAGGCGGCTCCAAATAA
- a CDS encoding HDOD domain-containing protein: protein MTQDLATQYKGQILAVKNLPTLPTALEEVSRLVEDPNSSTEQIARVIAYDQVLSAKVLKMVNSPIYGFPGRISSVQHALVLLGFNVIRGLIISTSVFDDMNKTMVGLWDHSVGCALACGEVARVLGFKDPEEYAVAGLLHDLGKVVTAVQLPQAKKALDVLVRTEDITYLEAEKRVLGFGHDRVNLWLGRHWNLPPNICEAIAYHHKPLSAQNYTQFACVVHVGNFLTRVFEYGNGGDDNVPYMLPHAMKLLKLNQRMLEQVLDALCAKFIEVADLKLG from the coding sequence GTGACTCAGGATCTCGCAACGCAATATAAAGGTCAGATTCTGGCTGTAAAAAATCTGCCCACGCTGCCCACGGCACTGGAAGAAGTCTCCCGCCTTGTGGAAGACCCGAATTCATCCACCGAGCAGATAGCCCGAGTCATAGCGTATGATCAGGTGCTTTCGGCAAAAGTGCTCAAGATGGTCAATTCACCCATCTACGGTTTTCCGGGGCGCATATCGTCTGTGCAACATGCCCTTGTGCTGCTGGGGTTCAATGTCATCCGCGGGCTTATCATTTCCACTTCGGTTTTTGATGATATGAATAAAACCATGGTGGGGTTGTGGGATCACAGCGTGGGGTGTGCCCTTGCCTGCGGCGAGGTGGCCCGTGTGCTCGGTTTTAAAGATCCGGAAGAGTATGCTGTGGCCGGTCTGCTGCATGATCTGGGCAAGGTTGTGACTGCCGTGCAGCTGCCGCAGGCCAAAAAAGCGCTGGATGTGCTGGTCCGCACAGAAGATATCACCTATCTGGAGGCGGAAAAGAGGGTGCTGGGCTTCGGCCACGACAGGGTCAACCTGTGGCTGGGCAGACACTGGAATCTGCCCCCCAACATCTGTGAGGCCATAGCCTATCATCACAAACCGCTGTCGGCCCAGAACTATACCCAGTTTGCCTGCGTGGTGCACGTGGGGAATTTTCTGACCAGAGTGTTCGAATACGGCAACGGCGGCGATGACAATGTTCCGTATATGCTGCCGCATGCCATGAAGCTGCTTAAGCTGAACCAGCGGATGCTGGAACAGGTGCTGGACGCATTGTGCGCCAAGTTTATTGAAGTGGCTGATCTTAAACTGGGATAG
- a CDS encoding GGDEF domain-containing response regulator: MPQLGDGQMARCMRAFLLTCDPALPGTVSALWPSEVIRWTVFERGAAALESLFSEPPDLVLVDMQLADMQGTDLVRMMKSENVYRHIPVVLFVPSAVLEQGMDWSLVEADDFLVRPCGPAELQARVELTISRASRSLDANPLTRLPGNTSIIHFIQEQLDKKADYAFGYADLDHFKSFNDKYGFSRGDEALMMTARIIVNIIKAYAGTVSFVGHVGGDDFVFGLPEDCIESACQRIVSSFDSIVPHFYDAEDRARSGIVSTDRQGNVCSFPLMAISIAVVMNTGGRLQHYGEVSAIASALKKKAKEDPRSNYVMDRRRA, translated from the coding sequence ATGCCGCAGTTAGGAGACGGACAGATGGCCCGCTGTATGCGTGCCTTTCTGCTTACGTGCGATCCGGCCCTGCCCGGCACCGTGTCGGCGTTATGGCCTTCCGAAGTCATACGCTGGACTGTTTTTGAGCGGGGGGCCGCTGCTCTTGAATCGCTTTTTTCCGAGCCGCCTGATCTGGTGCTGGTGGATATGCAGCTTGCCGACATGCAGGGAACTGACCTTGTCCGCATGATGAAAAGCGAGAATGTATACCGCCATATACCGGTAGTGCTTTTCGTTCCGTCTGCCGTTCTGGAGCAAGGCATGGACTGGTCGCTGGTGGAGGCCGATGATTTTCTTGTACGCCCGTGCGGTCCTGCCGAGCTGCAGGCACGGGTGGAGCTGACCATAAGCCGGGCTTCGCGGTCGCTGGACGCCAACCCGCTTACAAGACTGCCGGGCAACACATCCATCATTCACTTTATTCAGGAACAGCTCGATAAAAAAGCGGACTATGCCTTCGGGTATGCCGATCTGGATCATTTCAAGTCGTTCAATGACAAATACGGTTTTTCGCGCGGTGATGAAGCCCTGATGATGACTGCGCGGATTATTGTCAACATTATAAAGGCATATGCGGGAACGGTATCCTTTGTTGGGCATGTGGGCGGGGATGATTTTGTCTTCGGCCTGCCGGAGGATTGTATCGAAAGTGCCTGCCAGCGGATTGTGTCGAGTTTCGATTCCATCGTACCGCATTTTTATGATGCGGAAGACAGAGCACGCTCGGGTATAGTTTCCACAGACAGGCAGGGAAACGTGTGTTCGTTTCCGTTGATGGCCATCTCCATTGCTGTTGTGATGAACACGGGCGGAAGGCTGCAGCATTATGGCGAGGTGTCTGCCATTGCCTCTGCTCTGAAGAAGAAAGCAAAGGAAGATCCACGGAGTAATTATGTCATGGACAGGCGGCGCGCCTGA
- a CDS encoding PD-(D/E)XK nuclease family protein, whose amino-acid sequence MTFSDRTIPPVAIIPWQNDFLQALLRYVTEHTDGETGRAVIVFPHSRPRRYLLDLFRTSPDIPRPCLIPQILPVSEFLSAVSTAGSTAQPRTIELLDRVGLLLECVRELGIGEQPPSAGEMPASATFTPRGPLSALPLTDARRFFPWGMRLAALLEDFYNQGLEPDDYHYMEGDVVDFAARLLEQLGSIHRLYTGRLDAENWTTPGYDAFRAAHAADSLPAMFAGKIIFIAGFYGLTGVEKKVFTTLRSACGAHMVLHTDPALAAKKPVHWSCKEHESLLEQWQAGTVLLEEPEDRHATIEYHEGFDLHSQLDALQKKLTQTDSLEQSAVVLPDSGMLMPLLHHLPRKDVNISMGYPLGKSPLAQLLDTIMDLQEGRTPSGYPWRRIIDLIRHPYLKMLSLHNARPLQQVFRHMERSVRQGARHTDPRNLQIEYLAEADATGAGTAAVDDEALAALVSRIFDLTLTRWERVSTPQQLAGVLADMCTLLLEQGADMWKRFPVDAECMYRLMHRVIPALRESTVRDAELDSGLLYTILREVMNAERVPFEAEPLTGLQVMGMLEARLLRFRRVYVLDATENNLPGVPANDPLLPENLRGLLGLPDIRHRERVSAYNFFRLIKGAREVTLLYQAGTTQSGLFDEKKQRSRFLEELIWQDEQRTGRLLQAGTPPLHAVSYSIPAISLHDAVIPRSAAIDDRIRELLARPVSATMLDSYLRCPVSFFYERLCRIAPAEQVNEGDDHLGVGDLMHAVLQEFFTPYAGQEITRGQLDAKALTGLFHQRLHSSGLQDTLPYDSYCMLSVAGPERLTRFLNNQPETTRILKLEEALEAKVEAGGSTYWIAGRLDRVDERNGCDIVLDYKTGTARKPAQEVWKSEDLWEKIARWHPAAEDDPLPLLSDALRSIQLPFYLYLYATACGRPAGNAGWIALRDSGKEEMLFTAAGRDEVQHAAAHQIPAIIGFLLQHMTTSSCFRPRRGKHCDWCFYANLCTFRLEGPTG is encoded by the coding sequence ATGACTTTTTCTGACCGGACAATTCCCCCTGTGGCCATTATACCGTGGCAGAACGACTTTCTTCAGGCACTGCTGCGCTATGTGACGGAACATACCGATGGTGAAACCGGACGTGCGGTCATTGTGTTCCCGCACAGCAGACCCCGCAGATATCTGCTTGATCTGTTCCGTACATCACCTGACATCCCGAGGCCCTGCCTTATTCCCCAGATACTCCCCGTCAGCGAGTTTCTGTCCGCCGTCAGCACGGCCGGCAGCACGGCACAGCCCCGTACCATTGAGCTGCTCGACCGAGTGGGGCTGCTGCTTGAATGTGTGCGGGAACTGGGAATAGGTGAACAGCCCCCCTCTGCCGGGGAAATGCCTGCCAGTGCAACATTTACTCCTCGCGGTCCGCTGAGCGCTCTGCCCCTGACCGACGCAAGGCGCTTCTTCCCCTGGGGCATGCGTCTGGCGGCACTGCTGGAAGACTTTTACAATCAGGGTCTGGAGCCTGACGACTATCACTACATGGAAGGCGATGTGGTGGACTTTGCTGCCCGCCTGCTGGAACAGCTGGGCAGCATACACCGGCTGTATACCGGCCGTCTTGATGCAGAAAACTGGACAACACCGGGATACGATGCATTCAGGGCCGCACATGCTGCTGACAGCCTTCCCGCCATGTTCGCCGGAAAAATAATATTTATAGCAGGATTTTACGGACTGACCGGTGTGGAAAAAAAGGTATTCACCACGCTGCGTTCTGCCTGCGGGGCGCATATGGTGCTGCATACAGACCCTGCCCTTGCCGCAAAAAAACCCGTTCACTGGTCTTGCAAAGAGCATGAATCGCTGCTGGAACAATGGCAGGCCGGAACAGTTCTGCTGGAAGAGCCTGAAGACCGGCACGCAACCATCGAATACCATGAAGGCTTTGACCTGCATTCACAGCTTGACGCCCTGCAGAAAAAACTGACGCAGACCGACTCGCTGGAGCAGTCCGCCGTCGTGTTGCCCGACTCCGGCATGCTTATGCCGCTGCTGCATCATCTGCCGCGCAAAGACGTCAACATCTCCATGGGCTATCCTCTGGGCAAGTCTCCGCTGGCCCAGCTGCTGGATACCATCATGGATCTGCAGGAGGGGCGTACTCCCTCCGGCTACCCATGGCGCAGAATAATAGACCTCATCCGGCACCCGTATCTCAAGATGCTGTCGCTGCACAACGCGCGGCCCCTGCAGCAGGTTTTCCGTCATATGGAGCGCTCCGTACGTCAGGGGGCGCGCCATACCGACCCGCGGAACCTGCAAATAGAATACCTTGCGGAGGCAGACGCAACCGGTGCCGGTACGGCCGCCGTGGATGACGAAGCTCTTGCCGCGCTGGTCTCGCGTATCTTCGACCTTACACTCACACGCTGGGAACGCGTATCCACTCCGCAGCAGCTTGCCGGCGTGCTGGCAGATATGTGCACGCTGCTGCTGGAACAAGGCGCCGATATGTGGAAACGCTTTCCCGTCGATGCCGAATGCATGTACCGCCTGATGCACAGGGTCATTCCGGCCCTGAGAGAAAGTACCGTCCGCGATGCAGAACTTGATTCCGGCCTGCTGTACACCATACTGCGCGAAGTGATGAACGCGGAACGGGTGCCTTTCGAGGCGGAACCGCTCACCGGACTTCAGGTTATGGGCATGCTGGAGGCCCGCCTGTTGCGCTTCCGGCGCGTCTATGTGCTGGACGCCACCGAAAACAACCTGCCCGGAGTGCCTGCCAACGATCCGCTGCTGCCCGAAAATCTGCGGGGACTGCTGGGGCTGCCCGACATCCGCCACAGAGAACGGGTTTCGGCCTATAACTTTTTCCGCCTGATCAAAGGCGCCCGCGAAGTAACCCTGTTGTATCAGGCTGGCACAACACAATCAGGGTTGTTCGACGAAAAAAAACAGCGCAGCCGCTTTCTTGAAGAGCTCATATGGCAGGACGAACAGCGCACAGGCCGCCTGCTGCAGGCAGGTACACCGCCTCTGCATGCCGTTTCCTACTCCATTCCGGCCATCAGTCTGCATGATGCCGTTATACCGCGCTCGGCCGCCATAGACGACAGAATACGCGAACTCCTCGCCCGTCCCGTTTCAGCAACCATGCTCGACAGCTACCTACGTTGTCCCGTGAGCTTTTTTTATGAGCGCCTGTGCCGCATCGCTCCTGCTGAGCAGGTTAACGAAGGCGATGACCATCTGGGCGTGGGAGACCTGATGCACGCGGTGCTGCAGGAGTTTTTCACCCCGTATGCAGGACAAGAAATCACACGCGGACAACTGGATGCCAAAGCCCTTACCGGCCTGTTTCATCAGCGGCTGCATTCAAGCGGCCTGCAGGACACTTTGCCTTATGACTCCTACTGCATGCTCAGTGTTGCCGGTCCGGAACGCCTGACCCGTTTCTTGAATAACCAGCCGGAAACAACACGCATTCTGAAGCTGGAAGAGGCACTGGAGGCAAAAGTCGAAGCCGGAGGCAGCACGTACTGGATTGCCGGAAGGCTGGACAGGGTGGACGAACGCAACGGCTGCGACATAGTGCTGGATTACAAGACAGGCACAGCACGCAAACCCGCACAGGAGGTATGGAAAAGTGAAGACCTGTGGGAAAAAATCGCACGCTGGCATCCGGCAGCCGAAGACGACCCCCTGCCCCTTCTTTCCGATGCTCTGCGCAGTATCCAGCTGCCTTTCTATCTTTATCTGTATGCAACCGCCTGCGGCAGGCCTGCCGGCAATGCCGGCTGGATAGCCCTGCGTGACAGCGGCAAGGAAGAAATGCTCTTTACCGCCGCCGGGCGAGACGAAGTGCAACATGCAGCGGCCCACCAGATTCCCGCCATAATCGGCTTTCTTCTGCAACACATGACCACATCCTCCTGTTTTCGCCCGCGACGCGGAAAACATTGTGACTGGTGCTTTTACGCCAATCTGTGTACATTTCGCCTTGAGGGACCAACGGGATAG
- the ybgF gene encoding tol-pal system protein YbgF, protein MNVRQSMALALCVVAATVLAGCAPRGGDTVAASSEWRLQNLEANQLEMQEKDRAAGAEMRSRLQALENRLERLEKKLEDTGSMNAAAQADAEARKAAENAKQYASTAPAPAPASAPAPVAAPQQSPVQAAGHAASAKKAPASQPADETARYQAGVKAVMNEDVKTGRSILEAFLADFPKSGLAPNASYWLGETYYHEKRYAEAILTFKEVVRNYPKHEKAAAAMLKTGYAYEMLGDKSNARFYLQTLVDEYSASEPAALARKRLKSL, encoded by the coding sequence ATGAACGTTCGGCAGAGTATGGCATTGGCATTATGTGTGGTGGCAGCGACGGTACTGGCTGGCTGTGCTCCGCGCGGCGGAGATACCGTTGCCGCCAGCAGTGAATGGCGGCTGCAGAATCTGGAAGCGAATCAGCTTGAAATGCAGGAAAAAGACCGCGCTGCCGGTGCCGAAATGCGCAGCAGGCTTCAGGCGCTGGAAAACAGACTGGAACGTCTGGAAAAGAAGCTGGAAGATACCGGCAGCATGAATGCCGCTGCACAGGCGGATGCTGAAGCCCGTAAAGCCGCGGAGAATGCGAAGCAGTACGCCTCAACGGCACCTGCACCTGCACCTGCATCGGCGCCTGCTCCTGTTGCAGCGCCGCAGCAGAGTCCGGTACAGGCCGCAGGGCATGCAGCCTCTGCAAAGAAGGCCCCTGCTTCACAGCCGGCTGATGAGACGGCTCGCTATCAGGCCGGTGTAAAAGCGGTGATGAATGAAGATGTGAAGACCGGCCGCAGCATTCTGGAAGCTTTTCTGGCTGATTTTCCCAAAAGCGGCCTTGCCCCCAACGCGTCCTACTGGCTTGGTGAAACCTATTACCACGAAAAGCGTTACGCCGAAGCCATTCTTACCTTTAAAGAGGTGGTACGCAATTATCCCAAGCACGAGAAAGCCGCCGCAGCCATGTTGAAAACAGGCTATGCGTACGAAATGCTGGGCGATAAAAGCAATGCCCGTTTTTATCTGCAGACCCTTGTGGATGAATATTCCGCTTCAGAACCTGCTGCCCTTGCGCGCAAGCGTTTGAAATCGCTGTAA